Proteins co-encoded in one Amaranthus tricolor cultivar Red isolate AtriRed21 chromosome 7, ASM2621246v1, whole genome shotgun sequence genomic window:
- the LOC130818534 gene encoding uncharacterized protein LOC130818534 has protein sequence MAAFDGTSCPEEHLMGYKNLMLLYTNDPSLRCKFFPTTLTGVALTWYTSLLGGSIHNFAQLEEKFLGHFVASRRQEKSNFHLLSISQLEGEFISSYLKKFHEAVLEVTDLEESVALNALIKGMKAQRLKFQLAHYPKKRRSDKKDPTANHPSRNREEQPSRRERNYMPRHPEPPSDMGPPRPRHVYVTEGESRTQNLLDGGSSTERTTTLGMKQKEGHGIQDADPPRGMKPGAKVPTLKELLT, from the exons atggcggccttcgatggaacGTCCTGCCCGGAGGAACACCTGATGGGCTACAAAAACTTGATGCTGCTGTATACCAATGACCCGTCATTGCGGTGCAAGTTCTTCCCGACTACTCTTACGGGAGTAGCGCTGACATGGTATACCTCCCTTCTAGGAGGAAGTATacacaactttgcccaactgGAAGAGAAGTTTCTTGGCCACTTTGTAGCTtccagaaggcaggagaaatcaaacttccatctACTCAGCATCTCGCAATTGGAAGGGGAGTTCATATCATCCTATCTAAAAAAGTTTCATGAGGCGGTGCTGGAAGTAACCGATTTGGAAGAATCGGTTGCATTAAACGCCCTGATCAAAGGAATGAAGGCCCAACGgttgaagttccagttg GCCCATTATCCTAAAAAACGGAGGTCTGATAAGAAGGACCCCACCGCCAATCACCCCTCAAGGAACAGAGAGGAACAGCCATCAAGGAGGGAAAGAAACTACATGCCGCGTCATCCGGAACCCCCGTCAGATATGGGACCCCCACGACCCCGTCACGTATACGTCACTGAAGGGGAGTCCAGGACGCAGAATCTGTTAGATGGAG GTTCATCAACCGAAAGGACTACGACGCTAGGAATGAAGCAGAAAGAAGGCCATGGAATCCAAGACGCAGATCCCCCAAGAGGGATGAAGccaggcgcgaaagttccaacactcAAGGAACTATTAACATGA
- the LOC130818535 gene encoding uncharacterized protein LOC130818535, producing the protein MQSSTKADRDVMKAISMLTTRVEKLSTNFQKAKDKSNLQETKDEKIPSKPANDSTLPTILPYITHAPFPQRLAKARLENNMGRSFIVTEVPSFARFLKDLTTNRNKTEGVVNLFEQCIAIILKQLLPKLEDLSNFSIPISIDSLVVYNALYDLGASVSLMPFLFTKNYKNEGSLLQTSMTLQLVIEVLGIPRVL; encoded by the exons ATGCAATCCTCTACAAAAGCAGATAGGGATGTGATGAAGGCCATCAGTATGTTGACAACGAGGGTGGAAAAGCTCAGTACCAACTTCCAAAAGGCAAAAGATAAG AGCAACTTACAAGAAACAAAGGATGAAAAGATTCCATCTAAGCCTGCAAATGATTCAACTCTACCAACCATTTTACCTTACATTACACATGCACCATTCCCACAGAGGTTGGCTAAGGCAAGGTTGGAGAACAATATGGGAAGGTCCTTTA TTGTGACAGAAGTCCCCTCCTTTGCTCGATTCTTGAAGGATCTCACTACTAATAGAAACAAGACTGAAGGAGTTGTGAATCTATTTGAGCAATGCATTGCGATAATCCTAAAGCAACTTCTTCCTAAGCTCGAGGACCTTAGTAATTTCTCAATCCCTATTTCTATTGATAGTCTAGTTGTTTATAATGCTCTATATGATTTAGGAGCTAGTGTTAGTCTTATGCCTTTTCTGTTTACAAAAAACTACAAAAATGAGGGAAGCCTACTTCAGACTAGCATGACCTTGCAGCTAGTGATCGAAGTATTAGGCATCCCAAGGGTATTGTAA